In Amia ocellicauda isolate fAmiCal2 chromosome 7, fAmiCal2.hap1, whole genome shotgun sequence, one genomic interval encodes:
- the ccnq gene encoding cyclin-Q yields the protein MELAGAAGGSDVTTPRPSEGDIKTHFKVCRFIIEAGVKLGMNSVPIATACTVYHRFYQSASLQVYEPHLVAMSAIYLAGKVEEQHLRTRDIINVCHRYLNPQSEPLELDSRFWDLRDSVVQCELLILRVLNFQVSFQHPHKYLLHYLVSLQNLLNRHAWRRTPIAKTAWALLRDSYHGSLCLRHPPQHIAVAVLYLAVESYGVEVPGDSGAGKLWWQVFSDDLTKPIIDSIISELLQLYDLEAKCI from the exons ATGGAACTCGCCGGAGCAGCCGGGGGCTCTGACGTCACAACGCCGCGACCCAGCGAAGGCGACATCAAAACCCACTTCAAAGTGTGCCGCTTCATCATCGAGGCGG GAGTGAAGCTGGGCATGAACTCGGTGCCCATCGCCACGGCCTGCACTGTGTATCACCGCTTCTACCAGAGCGCCAGCCTGCAGGTGTACGAGCCGCACCTAGTCGCCATGTCAGCCATCTACCTGGCGGGCAAAGTGGAGGAGCAGCACTTGCGGACCAGGGACATTATCAACGTGTGCCACAG GTACCTGAATCCCCAGAGCGAGCCTCTGGAGCTGGACAGCCGCTTCTGGGACCTGAGGGACAGCGTGGTCCAGTGTGAGCTGCTCATTCTCCGGGTCCTCAACTTCCAGGTGTCCTTCCAACATCCCCACAAG TACCTCCTGCACTACCTGGTGTCTCTGCAGAACCTCCTGAACCGGCACGCCTGGAGGCGCACGCCCATCGCCAAGACGGCCTGGGCCCTGCTGAGGGACAGCTACCACGGCAGCCTGTGTCTGCGCCACCCCCCCCAGCACATTGCCGtggctgtgctgtacctggcCGTGGAGAGCTACGGGGTGGAGGTGCCGGGCGACTCGGGGGCCGGGAAGCTTTGGTGGCAG GTTTTCAGTGACGACTTGACTAAACCCATCATCGACTCCATCATCTCTGAGCTCCTGCAGCTGTACGACCTGGAAGCCAAGTGCATCTGA